A stretch of the Stigmatella aurantiaca genome encodes the following:
- a CDS encoding 2,3-oxidosqualene cyclase, producing the protein MSAAPEVRVPRSEPILQRGLEVLASTQDAEGSWYGDYGGPQFLIPIYVAGLHVMGRVPESAQREGLVAYLRRHQNADGGWGLDVESPSQVFTSVLNYVALRLMGVAEDNTGLRRARQWFLPRGGALASGAWGKIILALLGLYEYRGLQPVPPELWLLPESLPFHPSRLWCHCRMVYLPMSWLYGRKARAPESPLLASIRREIFDGDYAQVDWTAARERVSPTDVYTPRTVWLKAANQLMLGYERVAGKQLRERALDFALEQIRAEDEATHYICIGPINKVLNMVVWHFVNPEGPEVRAHLERLPDYFYEAADGIKMNGYNSSELWDTAFAVQAVVATGASEATRPMLAEAARFIEANQVLEDTREPARFYRHPSKGGWPFSTREHGWPISDCTAEGLKACLALAPLGLNRVSEARLQDAVGFILSMQNKDGGWATYELQRGPQVLEVLNPSDVFSTIMVDISYVECTSACVQALAAWRKHIQRPDARVDEAIARGAAFIRKIQREDGSWVGSWGVCFTYGTWFGVNGLLAAGASPEDPALRRATAFLRSYQRSDGSWSEVVESCRQGRWVEGKEGHAVNTAWALLTLAAAGEQASDSARRGAQWLRGRQQADGRWPPEPIAGIFNRTCAIHYDAYLRIFPVWALAVCDKR; encoded by the coding sequence ATGAGCGCCGCCCCCGAGGTCCGCGTCCCCCGGTCCGAGCCCATCCTCCAGCGCGGGTTGGAGGTGCTGGCCTCGACCCAGGACGCGGAGGGCTCGTGGTACGGAGACTACGGCGGGCCGCAGTTCCTCATCCCCATCTATGTCGCCGGGTTGCACGTGATGGGGCGCGTCCCGGAGTCTGCGCAGCGCGAGGGGCTCGTGGCGTACCTGCGCCGCCACCAGAACGCCGATGGGGGCTGGGGACTGGATGTCGAGTCGCCCAGCCAGGTGTTCACCTCGGTGCTCAACTACGTGGCCCTCCGGCTCATGGGGGTGGCGGAGGACAACACGGGGCTGAGAAGGGCCCGGCAGTGGTTCCTGCCCCGGGGCGGCGCGCTGGCCAGTGGCGCGTGGGGGAAGATCATCCTCGCGCTCCTGGGGCTGTACGAGTACCGCGGCCTGCAGCCGGTGCCCCCCGAGCTGTGGCTCCTGCCCGAGTCGCTGCCCTTCCATCCGTCCCGGCTCTGGTGCCACTGCCGCATGGTGTACCTGCCCATGAGCTGGCTCTATGGGCGCAAGGCCCGGGCCCCCGAGTCGCCGCTGCTCGCCTCGATCCGGCGGGAAATCTTCGACGGGGATTACGCGCAGGTGGACTGGACCGCCGCGCGCGAGCGCGTGTCGCCGACGGATGTCTATACGCCGCGCACGGTGTGGCTCAAGGCCGCCAACCAGCTCATGCTGGGTTATGAGCGGGTGGCGGGGAAGCAGCTCCGGGAGCGCGCGCTCGACTTCGCGCTGGAGCAGATCCGCGCCGAGGATGAGGCGACGCACTACATCTGCATCGGCCCCATCAACAAAGTGCTCAACATGGTGGTGTGGCACTTCGTCAACCCGGAGGGGCCCGAGGTGCGCGCCCACCTGGAGCGGTTGCCGGACTACTTCTACGAGGCGGCCGACGGCATCAAGATGAACGGCTACAACTCCTCGGAGTTGTGGGACACGGCCTTCGCCGTCCAGGCGGTGGTGGCCACCGGCGCCTCGGAGGCCACCCGGCCCATGCTGGCGGAGGCCGCCCGGTTCATCGAGGCCAACCAGGTGCTCGAGGACACACGCGAGCCCGCGCGCTTCTACCGCCACCCCAGCAAGGGCGGCTGGCCCTTCAGCACGCGGGAGCACGGCTGGCCCATCAGCGACTGCACGGCGGAGGGGCTCAAGGCCTGTCTCGCCCTGGCGCCGTTGGGGCTCAACCGCGTGTCCGAGGCCCGGCTCCAGGACGCCGTGGGGTTCATCCTGTCCATGCAGAACAAGGATGGCGGCTGGGCCACCTACGAGCTTCAGCGCGGCCCCCAGGTGCTCGAGGTGCTCAACCCCTCGGATGTCTTCTCCACCATCATGGTGGATATCAGCTACGTGGAGTGTACCTCCGCGTGCGTGCAGGCCCTGGCCGCGTGGCGCAAGCACATCCAGCGCCCGGATGCCCGCGTGGACGAGGCCATCGCCCGGGGCGCGGCGTTCATCCGGAAGATCCAGCGCGAGGACGGCTCGTGGGTGGGCTCCTGGGGCGTCTGCTTCACGTATGGGACGTGGTTCGGGGTGAATGGCCTGCTGGCCGCCGGGGCCTCGCCGGAGGACCCCGCGCTTCGCCGGGCCACGGCGTTCCTGCGCTCCTACCAGCGGTCCGATGGCTCCTGGAGCGAGGTGGTCGAGAGCTGCCGCCAGGGGCGCTGGGTCGAAGGCAAGGAGGGCCATGCCGTCAACACCGCCTGGGCGCTGCTGACGCTCGCGGCGGCGGGGGAGCAGGCCTCTGACTCCGCCCGGCGGGGCGCCCAGTGGCTGCGCGGCCGCCAGCAAGCGGACGGCCGCTGGCCGCCGGAGCCCATTGCCGGCATCTTCAACCGGACGTGCGCCATTCATTACGACGCCTACCTGCGGATCTTCCCCGTCTGGGCGCTCGCGGTGTGCGACAAGCGGTAA
- a CDS encoding ATP-binding protein yields MSPEQRGRVLVVGARTARESLLARLSESGFECAAAEDVEGVPQAATSLQPEVILLATAAKQAAETLEGIRSIAQLRHVPVLADVSRSRSSETLKKLAVDGFIRGSEEMVPRVEAAVRAGRLRESEERTRLRMGMLLEITQAATSSLEMEEILHIAVDKVGRVTGSDRCSVVLVEGSHARTGTVVATQENPSLVHLEIEIARYPELRRALETRQAVLIEKAENDPLMADVRPSILPLGVNSILVQPLICQDDLLGALFLRHSRPDSTFGPDEQQFAQAVAGVLANAIRNSRLHTAVKRKREDLELAYVERYRELTDANRRLKELNRLKDEIIAVCSHDLRAPLQVLLGHGRLLLESPINAEQKQSTEAMIRQGRKILGLVESLLEKGKGEAARLSIEPRRLDMAVLCKESTHELNILASQRGVTLRAEAPESLMLIGDEVKLHEVLQNLITNAIHHAKDSGKVTVRALRLTRPDGDAVKITVQDDGSGIPPDELHLVFDRYRHGPKGTGLGLAICKEFVELHGGEIWAESPPEGGCTFVFTLPMAQEAPRKAQAQAKVEPVQPRVLVVEDEAEIAAVLAEVLRSRYRVEVARDGQEGLARARSMRPELVVMDVFLPKLDGLEATVALKSSSDTAHIPVILLSAHQGVAEKVRALNLGAVDYMSKPFNAMELLNRTERALKSVAEREPERAAAVTLRSGSDPGTNLYDKRGLMAKLEVEVAKVRRYHRPMSVAVLRPERPQTDVPRGAADVLRKRLRPLDAVAHMGSGVFCVMLPECDAESARTVIQRLLPELQTSSGLAYQPAVADVSQDSDPVDRILDKLGAPLV; encoded by the coding sequence ATGTCACCAGAGCAGCGCGGCCGTGTCCTGGTGGTGGGCGCCCGCACGGCGCGGGAGTCCCTGCTGGCGCGGCTGTCCGAGAGCGGCTTCGAATGTGCCGCCGCCGAGGATGTGGAGGGCGTGCCGCAGGCGGCCACCAGCCTCCAGCCCGAGGTCATCTTGCTGGCCACGGCGGCCAAGCAGGCCGCGGAGACGCTGGAGGGCATCCGGAGCATCGCCCAGCTGCGGCATGTGCCCGTGCTGGCGGACGTGTCGCGCTCGCGCTCCAGCGAGACGCTGAAGAAGCTGGCGGTGGATGGCTTCATCCGGGGCTCCGAGGAGATGGTGCCCCGGGTGGAGGCGGCGGTGCGCGCCGGGCGCCTGCGCGAGAGCGAGGAGCGCACCCGGCTGCGCATGGGGATGTTGCTGGAAATCACCCAGGCGGCCACCAGCTCGCTGGAGATGGAGGAAATTCTCCACATCGCCGTGGACAAGGTGGGCCGCGTCACCGGCTCGGACCGCTGCTCGGTGGTGCTGGTGGAGGGCTCGCACGCGCGCACGGGCACGGTGGTGGCCACCCAGGAGAACCCCTCCCTGGTCCACCTGGAGATTGAGATCGCCCGCTACCCGGAGCTGCGCCGGGCCCTGGAGACGCGCCAGGCGGTGCTCATCGAGAAGGCGGAGAATGATCCGCTGATGGCCGATGTGCGCCCCAGCATCCTGCCCCTGGGGGTGAACTCCATCCTGGTGCAGCCGCTCATCTGCCAGGATGACTTGCTGGGGGCGCTCTTCCTGCGCCACTCGCGTCCGGACTCCACCTTCGGCCCGGATGAGCAGCAGTTCGCGCAGGCCGTCGCCGGTGTGCTCGCCAACGCCATCCGCAACTCCCGCCTGCACACCGCCGTCAAGCGCAAGCGCGAGGACTTGGAGCTGGCGTACGTGGAGCGCTACCGCGAGCTGACGGACGCGAACCGCCGTCTCAAGGAGCTCAACCGGCTCAAGGACGAAATCATCGCGGTGTGCAGCCACGATCTGCGCGCCCCGCTCCAGGTGCTGCTGGGCCATGGCCGGCTGCTCCTGGAGAGCCCCATCAACGCCGAGCAGAAGCAGTCCACCGAGGCGATGATCCGCCAGGGCCGCAAGATTCTCGGGCTCGTCGAGTCGCTGCTGGAGAAGGGCAAGGGCGAGGCGGCGCGGCTGTCCATCGAGCCCCGGCGGCTGGACATGGCGGTGCTGTGCAAGGAGAGCACGCACGAGCTGAACATCCTGGCCTCCCAGCGCGGGGTGACGCTGCGCGCCGAGGCGCCCGAGAGCCTGATGCTCATCGGCGACGAGGTGAAGCTGCACGAGGTGCTGCAGAACCTCATCACCAACGCCATCCACCACGCGAAGGACTCGGGGAAGGTGACGGTGCGCGCCCTGCGCCTGACGCGGCCGGATGGGGACGCGGTGAAAATTACCGTGCAGGACGACGGCTCGGGCATTCCCCCGGACGAGCTGCACCTGGTGTTCGACCGGTACCGGCACGGCCCGAAGGGCACGGGGCTGGGGCTGGCCATCTGCAAGGAGTTCGTGGAGCTGCACGGCGGGGAGATCTGGGCGGAGAGCCCGCCGGAGGGCGGCTGCACCTTCGTCTTCACGCTGCCCATGGCGCAGGAGGCGCCGCGCAAGGCCCAGGCGCAGGCCAAGGTGGAGCCCGTGCAGCCGCGCGTGCTGGTGGTGGAGGACGAGGCGGAGATCGCCGCGGTGCTTGCCGAGGTGCTGCGCTCGCGCTACCGGGTGGAGGTGGCGCGCGACGGCCAGGAGGGCCTGGCCCGGGCACGCTCCATGCGCCCGGAGCTGGTGGTGATGGACGTGTTCCTGCCCAAGCTGGACGGGCTGGAGGCCACGGTGGCGCTCAAGTCCTCCTCGGACACGGCGCACATCCCCGTCATCCTCCTGTCGGCGCACCAGGGGGTGGCCGAGAAGGTCCGCGCGCTCAACCTGGGCGCCGTGGACTACATGAGCAAGCCCTTCAACGCCATGGAGCTGCTCAACCGCACCGAGCGCGCGCTGAAGTCCGTGGCCGAGCGGGAGCCCGAGCGGGCAGCCGCGGTGACGCTCCGCTCCGGCAGCGATCCGGGCACCAACTTGTACGACAAGCGCGGGCTGATGGCGAAGCTGGAGGTGGAGGTGGCCAAGGTGCGGCGCTACCACCGCCCCATGAGCGTGGCGGTGCTGCGGCCCGAGCGCCCCCAGACGGACGTGCCCCGGGGGGCGGCGGATGTGCTGCGCAAGCGGCTGCGCCCCCTGGACGCCGTGGCCCACATGGGCTCCGGGGTGTTCTGCGTCATGCTGCCCGAGTGTGATGCCGAGTCCGCCCGGA
- a CDS encoding phytoene/squalene synthase family protein, whose translation MSNPEAFCREALPEVSRTFALNIPVLPEPLDLVVTVGYLLCRIVDTIEDEATCSAAQRAQLLSRFAHFVELPEGWRHEVPRYIAEVEHWLRPSVPEPEARLLRRTGTVLETFAALPRWTQPPIVRCVRAMADGMGDVSRQLELAPPASGLKDLEATLTYCYYVAGTVGEMLTDLFIGFAPQLAPQGEALRALAPAFGRALQLINILKDVREDLERGYCWLPQTLMSAHGLTAPTLLNPENRGRAVAMHNELIAVARREADLSLEYALRLPVEEPGLRLFCLLPLFFAVLTLSRLENNPAVFEPTPVKISRASVQEIILLTQRNVASAPALRAIYQQCLSGNLQPEALTS comes from the coding sequence ATGAGCAACCCTGAAGCCTTCTGCCGCGAGGCGCTGCCCGAGGTCTCTCGGACCTTCGCCCTCAACATCCCGGTTCTCCCCGAGCCGTTGGATCTCGTTGTTACCGTGGGTTACCTTCTCTGCCGGATCGTCGATACGATCGAGGACGAGGCGACCTGCAGCGCCGCGCAGCGCGCGCAACTCCTCTCGCGCTTCGCCCACTTCGTGGAGCTGCCCGAGGGGTGGCGCCACGAGGTGCCGCGCTATATCGCCGAGGTCGAGCACTGGCTGAGGCCTTCCGTCCCGGAGCCCGAGGCGCGGCTGCTGCGCCGCACGGGCACCGTGCTGGAGACCTTCGCGGCCCTGCCCCGGTGGACCCAGCCTCCCATCGTGCGCTGCGTGCGCGCCATGGCCGATGGCATGGGCGATGTGAGCCGCCAGCTCGAGCTGGCCCCTCCCGCCAGTGGCCTGAAGGACCTGGAGGCTACATTGACCTACTGCTACTACGTGGCGGGCACGGTCGGAGAAATGCTGACGGATCTTTTCATTGGGTTTGCGCCTCAGCTCGCGCCCCAGGGAGAAGCGCTCCGGGCGCTGGCCCCCGCGTTCGGGCGGGCCCTGCAGCTCATCAACATCCTCAAGGATGTCCGCGAGGATTTGGAGCGGGGCTATTGCTGGCTTCCCCAGACCCTCATGTCGGCGCATGGGCTCACCGCCCCCACGCTCTTGAACCCTGAAAATCGGGGACGGGCGGTGGCGATGCACAACGAGCTCATCGCCGTGGCCCGGCGCGAGGCGGACCTCTCGCTGGAGTATGCGCTGCGCCTGCCCGTGGAGGAGCCGGGCCTGCGGCTGTTCTGTCTGCTGCCCCTGTTCTTCGCCGTGCTCACGCTCTCCCGGCTGGAGAACAACCCGGCCGTGTTCGAGCCCACGCCGGTGAAGATCAGCCGCGCCTCCGTGCAGGAGATCATCCTGCTCACCCAGCGCAACGTCGCGTCGGCTCCGGCGCTGCGGGCGATCTACCAGCAATGCCTGTCGGGGAACCTCCAGCCGGAAGCCCTGACGTCATGA
- a CDS encoding MMPL family transporter: MFRALARAIHHHRGLVFVASAVFLALAVAALVYGGRLSTGVIEGTEAEQAQQLAAATTVGSSDTTLAVVFHSDTLRSASPEFQEALKATLEATAKLPTVEGVLSPLGAPKAVAAQLQAGTGHDTLALVRLKGDIREATRAFPEVRAVLSTGPLQATVTGRIAFIDALNRLLEKDLLRAELISFPLALLVLLRVFRTWVASLLPLVVGGLAVLSGVAGVFVLSHVTDMAQYTLNVVSLIGMGVAIDYSLFIVSRFRSELERGLDTQAALERTLDTAGRAVAFSGLAVAVGLAGLLFYRGSYLSAMGIGGALVVAFAVLFALTVLPALLSWLGLRVNRGRVPFPRLFEPKEGLWKGVATWVMRHPVLVLVPTLAILVAVGLPFLRLQLAATDITALPAETEARRGAESLRQLFPRQAANGVLVVVQFPSGSAFTAERMGALYDKSRQLAGIPGVLGVDSIVNLKESMDREAYQELADFPEDMLPKEFGQARDAYLHGSVTVMRVLTEASASSQAARDIVETIRKDRAVGDGRLLVAGQTASDVDAGHFVRENTPRAIGFVMGLMCVVLFVLLGSVVLPLKAMLMNLLSIAGSFGALVWIFQEGHLSGLLGFEPGPIEPSLPVLLFCALFGLSMDYEVLLLSRMREEWERTRDNTQAVAEGLERTGGLITSAAAIMVAVFAAFSLAHVVVVKAMGVGMAIAVALDATLVRILLVPAMMRLFGSFNWWAPKALARWLSWAQHAHGPSDGPPR, translated from the coding sequence ATGTTTCGCGCGCTCGCGAGGGCCATCCATCACCACCGGGGGCTCGTGTTCGTGGCGAGCGCCGTGTTCCTCGCCCTGGCGGTGGCCGCCCTCGTGTACGGCGGACGCCTCAGCACCGGCGTCATTGAGGGCACCGAGGCGGAGCAGGCCCAGCAGCTCGCGGCGGCCACCACGGTGGGCTCCTCCGACACCACCCTGGCCGTCGTCTTCCATTCGGACACCCTGCGCAGCGCAAGCCCTGAGTTCCAGGAGGCACTGAAGGCCACGCTGGAGGCCACCGCGAAGCTGCCCACGGTGGAGGGGGTGCTCTCGCCCCTGGGCGCGCCCAAGGCGGTGGCCGCGCAGCTCCAGGCTGGCACCGGGCATGACACCCTGGCGCTCGTCCGGCTCAAGGGGGACATCCGCGAGGCCACCCGGGCGTTTCCCGAGGTCCGCGCGGTGCTGAGCACGGGGCCGCTCCAGGCCACCGTCACCGGGCGCATCGCCTTCATCGACGCGCTGAACCGGCTCCTGGAGAAGGACCTGCTGCGCGCCGAGCTCATCTCCTTTCCGCTGGCGCTGCTGGTGCTGCTGCGCGTCTTCCGCACGTGGGTGGCCTCGCTCCTGCCGCTGGTGGTGGGCGGGCTCGCGGTGCTCTCGGGCGTGGCGGGCGTGTTCGTGCTCTCGCACGTCACCGACATGGCCCAGTACACCCTCAACGTCGTGTCCCTCATTGGCATGGGGGTGGCCATCGACTACTCGCTCTTCATCGTCAGCCGCTTCCGCTCGGAGCTGGAGCGGGGGCTGGACACCCAGGCGGCGCTGGAGCGGACGCTCGACACGGCGGGGCGCGCGGTGGCCTTCTCGGGGCTGGCCGTGGCCGTGGGGCTCGCGGGGCTGCTGTTCTACCGGGGCTCGTACCTCAGCGCGATGGGCATTGGCGGTGCGCTCGTCGTCGCCTTCGCGGTGCTGTTCGCGCTGACGGTGCTGCCCGCGCTGCTGTCCTGGCTGGGCCTCCGGGTGAACCGGGGCCGCGTTCCCTTCCCGCGCCTGTTCGAGCCCAAGGAGGGGCTGTGGAAGGGCGTGGCCACCTGGGTGATGCGCCATCCGGTGCTGGTGCTGGTGCCCACGCTGGCCATCCTCGTGGCGGTGGGCTTGCCCTTCCTGCGGCTCCAGCTGGCCGCCACCGACATCACCGCCCTGCCCGCGGAGACCGAGGCGCGGCGCGGCGCCGAGTCCCTGCGGCAGCTCTTTCCCCGGCAGGCCGCCAACGGTGTGCTGGTGGTGGTGCAGTTCCCCTCGGGCAGCGCCTTCACCGCCGAGCGCATGGGGGCGCTCTACGACAAGAGCCGCCAGCTCGCGGGCATTCCAGGCGTCCTCGGCGTCGACAGCATCGTCAACCTCAAGGAGAGCATGGACCGGGAGGCGTACCAGGAACTGGCCGACTTTCCCGAGGACATGCTGCCCAAGGAGTTCGGCCAGGCCCGGGATGCGTACCTGCACGGCAGCGTGACGGTCATGCGGGTGCTCACCGAGGCCTCCGCCTCCAGCCAGGCCGCCCGGGACATCGTCGAGACGATCCGCAAGGACCGGGCGGTGGGGGATGGACGGCTGCTCGTGGCGGGGCAGACGGCGAGCGACGTGGACGCGGGGCACTTCGTGCGCGAGAACACCCCCCGGGCCATTGGCTTCGTGATGGGGCTGATGTGCGTGGTGCTCTTCGTCCTGCTGGGCTCGGTGGTGCTGCCCCTCAAGGCGATGCTCATGAACCTGCTGTCGATCGCGGGTTCCTTCGGCGCGCTGGTGTGGATCTTCCAGGAGGGGCACCTGAGCGGCCTCTTGGGCTTCGAGCCCGGCCCCATCGAGCCCTCGCTGCCGGTGCTGCTCTTCTGCGCCCTGTTCGGCCTGTCGATGGACTACGAGGTGCTGCTGCTCAGCCGGATGCGCGAGGAGTGGGAGCGGACCCGCGACAACACCCAGGCGGTGGCCGAGGGGCTGGAGCGCACCGGGGGGCTCATCACCAGCGCGGCGGCCATCATGGTGGCCGTGTTCGCCGCGTTCTCGCTGGCCCACGTGGTGGTGGTGAAGGCCATGGGGGTGGGCATGGCCATCGCCGTGGCGCTGGATGCGACGCTGGTCCGCATCCTGCTCGTGCCCGCGATGATGCGCCTGTTCGGGAGCTTCAACTGGTGGGCACCGAAGGCCCTGGCGCGCTGGCTGTCATGGGCTCAGCACGCGCATGGGCCCTCGGATGGGCCGCCCCGCTGA
- a CDS encoding OmpA family protein: MQRILAPVHSPRIFPPGRFWRASALTACFATSLAHAQGTDSWSTFPSTSTPAAGAASEAPSAPSPAPTAEATTVSTQERILPGGEPHTPATLHNGWIDARNLRHTASAVGGVGLLRVAGADPGTPRLLRFSLTGEFFQNGDFPVQGASHTRTSGSFALAYAPFEFLEVFTAYTVTANTNSRASPQLIQSLGDLTLGARGTKQWLPGLWAGADLRLLTFSGVGNQDVDRYAFGFAPRLIATYDVPQIRPEFPLLRVHGNLGFLFDGTGDLAGPSTLNASEEYGLGVNRYHRFSLGLGVEAPLRAFTPFLEFNLASPLGVEDGGLIAPDGRTVSALSAAQKTFGLGAKVTALKDVTFSVGAEFGLSRTVGLGVPATPPVNVFLGASYTVDPFHRAGATRVIETVREKPVAVSMVPRTVQVSGVVIDAKTRQPLPGVLVLVPGSGLPPVATEPQTGRFLSYPLPSGITVRLALQKEGYKHVERDLTLTPDALPVVEVSLEAMARPATLTLSTTVQKKPVAAALRLKGPKAQELSTSASAPTKLEVPPGHYRVEVIAPSYLAQTRDMDVAEGGALELSFDLKPLPGKPLVTVTPSKLELQQPVQFVPGKAVLQEASQPLLAEVLDAIVRHGLQRVRIESHTDNQGNPDVNLKLSQERAQAVATFLTRSGLDAARLEVQGFGDTRPIAPNLTPRGKDLNRRVEFIILER; encoded by the coding sequence ATGCAGCGTATACTCGCCCCCGTGCATTCCCCTCGAATCTTCCCGCCGGGCCGTTTCTGGCGCGCCTCGGCCTTGACCGCGTGCTTCGCTACGTCCCTGGCTCACGCGCAGGGGACGGACTCGTGGAGTACGTTTCCTTCCACTTCCACACCTGCGGCCGGAGCAGCGTCCGAGGCGCCTAGCGCCCCCTCGCCCGCCCCCACGGCGGAGGCCACCACCGTCTCCACCCAGGAGCGGATCCTCCCGGGAGGCGAGCCGCACACGCCCGCCACCCTGCACAACGGATGGATCGACGCCCGGAACCTCCGCCACACCGCCAGTGCCGTGGGCGGCGTGGGGCTCCTGCGCGTGGCGGGGGCGGATCCCGGCACGCCCCGCCTGCTGCGCTTCTCGCTCACGGGCGAGTTCTTCCAGAACGGCGACTTCCCGGTCCAGGGGGCCTCCCACACGCGCACCTCCGGCAGCTTCGCGCTCGCCTACGCGCCGTTCGAGTTCCTGGAGGTGTTCACCGCCTACACCGTCACGGCGAACACCAACTCGCGCGCCTCGCCCCAGCTCATCCAGTCGCTGGGGGACCTCACCCTGGGCGCCCGCGGCACGAAGCAGTGGCTCCCGGGCCTGTGGGCGGGCGCCGACCTGCGGCTGCTGACGTTCTCGGGGGTGGGCAACCAGGACGTGGACCGGTACGCCTTCGGCTTCGCGCCGCGGCTCATCGCCACCTATGACGTCCCGCAGATCCGCCCCGAGTTCCCGCTGCTGCGCGTCCACGGCAACCTCGGCTTCCTCTTCGACGGGACGGGGGACCTGGCGGGCCCCAGCACGCTCAATGCCTCCGAGGAGTACGGGCTGGGCGTCAACCGCTACCACCGCTTCAGCCTCGGGCTCGGTGTGGAGGCCCCCCTGCGCGCCTTCACCCCGTTCCTGGAGTTCAACCTGGCCTCCCCGCTGGGCGTGGAGGACGGGGGCCTCATCGCCCCGGATGGACGGACCGTCTCCGCGCTCAGCGCGGCCCAGAAGACGTTCGGCCTGGGCGCCAAGGTCACCGCCCTCAAGGACGTCACCTTCAGCGTGGGGGCGGAGTTCGGCCTCTCGCGCACGGTGGGCCTGGGCGTCCCGGCGACCCCTCCGGTGAACGTCTTCCTGGGGGCCTCCTACACGGTGGACCCGTTCCACCGCGCGGGCGCCACCCGGGTCATCGAGACCGTGCGGGAGAAGCCCGTGGCGGTGTCCATGGTCCCCCGGACGGTGCAGGTGTCCGGGGTGGTGATAGACGCCAAGACGCGCCAGCCGCTGCCGGGCGTGCTCGTGCTGGTGCCGGGCTCTGGCCTGCCGCCGGTGGCGACGGAGCCACAGACGGGGCGCTTCCTGTCCTATCCGCTGCCGAGCGGCATCACCGTGCGGCTTGCCCTCCAGAAGGAGGGCTACAAACACGTCGAGCGCGACCTGACGCTCACCCCCGATGCCCTTCCCGTCGTGGAGGTGTCGCTGGAGGCCATGGCCCGGCCGGCCACCCTCACCCTCTCCACCACCGTCCAGAAGAAGCCGGTGGCGGCCGCCCTGCGGCTGAAGGGCCCGAAGGCGCAGGAGCTCTCCACGTCCGCCTCCGCCCCCACGAAGCTGGAGGTGCCCCCGGGGCACTACCGGGTAGAGGTCATCGCCCCGAGCTACCTGGCGCAGACGCGCGACATGGACGTGGCCGAGGGCGGCGCGCTGGAGCTCTCCTTCGACCTGAAGCCCCTGCCCGGCAAGCCGCTGGTGACGGTGACGCCGAGCAAGCTGGAGTTGCAGCAGCCGGTCCAGTTCGTCCCGGGCAAGGCCGTCCTCCAGGAGGCCAGCCAGCCCCTGCTGGCCGAGGTGCTGGACGCCATCGTGCGCCACGGCCTTCAGCGCGTGCGCATCGAGAGCCACACGGACAATCAGGGCAACCCGGACGTCAACCTGAAGCTCTCCCAGGAGCGGGCGCAGGCGGTGGCCACATTCCTGACCCGGTCGGGGCTCGACGCGGCGCGCCTGGAGGTGCAGGGCTTCGGGGATACCCGCCCCATCGCTCCCAACCTCACGCCCCGCGGCAAGGATCTCAACCGGCGGGTCGAGTTCATCATCCTGGAGCGGTGA